A DNA window from Halomicrobium mukohataei DSM 12286 contains the following coding sequences:
- a CDS encoding lysylphosphatidylglycerol synthase transmembrane domain-containing protein, with translation MADRLPTIVGFAGTLVVLGALVWFVGAGDILAALSRADRSVLAAVVAVAVLWLCLWGMALKTVLDSLGAPVASHTAILVFSAAVFSNNVTPFGQAGGEPVSALLISEAADTEYETGLAAIASVDTLHFVPSIGFAVGAFTFVAAGAVQLGRNLLFAAGAIATLAVGLPTAAYLGWRYRYELEAAVVRSLTSVARTVGRVVPRWTPPSPAALEHRIEGFFTSIDRIAGDRRALLVATGFSAAGWLALGVALWLSLYALGEPVEFSSVMLAIPVAMVAGIAPLPGGSGAIESVLATLLVATTGVPSAVALSAALLYRGATYWLPILVGGGVASFLGADRAAGDG, from the coding sequence ATGGCCGATCGCCTCCCGACGATCGTCGGGTTCGCCGGCACGCTCGTCGTCCTCGGCGCGCTCGTCTGGTTCGTCGGCGCTGGCGACATCCTCGCCGCGCTCTCGCGAGCCGACCGGTCGGTGCTTGCCGCCGTGGTCGCCGTCGCCGTCCTCTGGCTCTGTCTCTGGGGGATGGCGCTCAAGACCGTCCTCGACTCGCTTGGCGCGCCGGTGGCGTCTCACACCGCGATTCTCGTCTTCTCGGCGGCGGTGTTCTCGAACAACGTCACGCCCTTCGGGCAGGCCGGCGGCGAGCCGGTCAGTGCGCTTCTCATCTCCGAGGCCGCCGACACCGAGTACGAGACCGGGCTCGCTGCCATCGCCAGCGTCGACACGCTTCACTTCGTGCCCTCGATCGGCTTCGCCGTCGGCGCGTTCACCTTCGTCGCTGCCGGCGCGGTACAGCTTGGGCGCAATCTGCTGTTCGCCGCTGGCGCGATCGCGACGCTCGCCGTCGGGCTGCCGACTGCTGCCTATCTGGGGTGGCGCTACCGGTACGAACTCGAAGCGGCCGTCGTCCGGTCTCTCACCTCCGTCGCCCGCACGGTCGGCCGCGTCGTCCCTCGCTGGACGCCCCCGTCACCAGCGGCGCTCGAACACCGCATCGAGGGCTTCTTTACCTCGATCGACCGCATCGCTGGGGACCGACGAGCGCTCCTCGTCGCGACCGGCTTTTCCGCGGCGGGATGGCTCGCGCTCGGCGTCGCGCTGTGGCTGTCGCTGTACGCGCTCGGCGAGCCGGTCGAGTTCTCCTCGGTGATGCTGGCGATTCCGGTCGCGATGGTCGCCGGTATCGCCCCGCTGCCCGGCGGTTCGGGCGCTATCGAGTCGGTGCTGGCGACGCTGCTGGTCGCGACGACCGGGGTTCCCTCTGCGGTCGCGCTGTCCGCCGCGCTCCTCTACCGGGGCGCGACCTACTGGCTGCCCATCCTCGTCGGCGGCGGCGTCGCCAGTTTCCTCGGTGCCGACCGGGCCGCTGGCGACGGATAG
- a CDS encoding 30S ribosomal protein S19e, which produces MTTLYDVPADELIEAAAVELAEEDAIDAPDWAEFTKTGKDRELPPEQDDFWQRRAASVLRKVATDGPVGVGTLRTAYGTSKKGTNRYQVRPHQKADASGNIIRTILQQLEEVGYVEAAGGEGRRVSADGRAFLDELAGEVLEDLDRPELERYA; this is translated from the coding sequence ATGACGACGCTCTACGACGTGCCCGCGGACGAGCTCATCGAGGCCGCCGCGGTCGAGCTCGCCGAGGAGGACGCCATCGACGCGCCCGACTGGGCCGAGTTCACCAAGACCGGTAAGGATCGCGAACTGCCGCCCGAACAGGACGACTTCTGGCAGCGCCGCGCCGCAAGCGTCCTCCGGAAGGTCGCCACCGACGGCCCCGTCGGCGTCGGGACGCTCCGAACCGCCTACGGCACCTCGAAGAAGGGAACCAACCGCTATCAGGTCCGTCCCCACCAGAAGGCCGACGCCTCCGGCAACATCATCCGTACGATCCTCCAGCAGCTCGAAGAGGTCGGCTACGTCGAAGCCGCCGGTGGCGAGGGCCGCCGCGTCTCCGCCGACGGCCGCGCGTTCCTCGACGAACTCGCCGGTGAGGTCCTCGAAGACCTCGACCGACCGGAACTCGAACGCTACGCCTAA
- a CDS encoding DNA-binding protein: MSGEPDEERLKELREKKMEQLKEQQGGEGDAEAREEAKQQREAQKKAVLRQNLTDEARKRLNTLKMSKPQRGEQIEQQVVSLAQSGRIQGKIDDEKMKQLLKELTPDSKSFDIQRR, from the coding sequence ATGAGCGGTGAACCAGACGAGGAACGACTCAAGGAACTGCGCGAAAAGAAGATGGAGCAGCTGAAAGAACAGCAGGGCGGTGAGGGCGACGCCGAGGCTCGCGAGGAGGCCAAGCAACAGCGGGAGGCCCAGAAGAAGGCGGTCCTGCGACAGAACCTCACCGACGAGGCCCGCAAGCGGCTCAACACCCTGAAGATGTCCAAGCCACAGCGCGGCGAGCAGATCGAGCAGCAGGTCGTCTCGCTGGCCCAGAGCGGCCGGATTCAGGGCAAGATCGACGACGAGAAGATGAAGCAGTTGCTCAAAGAGCTGACCCCCGACTCGAAGAGCTTCGACATCCAGCGCAGATAG
- a CDS encoding alpha hydrolase: protein MRCGVLYSGGKDSTLAALVLEPFYEVTLVTATFGIADVVAPGRRAAEAVGLGFETIDLDPTIAEAAVERMVTDGYPRTGIQRVHEHAVETIADAGFPAIADGTRRDDRVPTIDRSVAQSVEDRFGVDYLAPLSGFGRDAIDALVEQHLRVETGPSEAIPKADYETELRALMREEHGAETVADVFPEHTQSRVVGRR, encoded by the coding sequence ATGCGCTGTGGGGTCCTGTACAGCGGCGGGAAGGACTCGACGCTGGCAGCACTCGTTCTGGAACCGTTTTACGAGGTCACCCTCGTCACGGCGACGTTCGGGATCGCCGACGTGGTCGCCCCCGGCCGGCGCGCAGCCGAGGCCGTCGGACTCGGTTTCGAGACGATCGATCTCGATCCGACGATCGCCGAGGCGGCTGTCGAGCGGATGGTGACCGACGGCTACCCGCGCACGGGCATCCAGCGGGTCCACGAGCACGCCGTCGAGACGATCGCCGACGCCGGTTTCCCGGCCATCGCCGACGGGACTCGACGGGACGACCGCGTGCCGACGATCGATCGGTCGGTCGCCCAGAGCGTCGAGGACCGCTTCGGCGTCGACTATCTGGCTCCCCTTTCCGGGTTCGGCCGCGATGCCATCGACGCGCTCGTCGAGCAGCACCTCCGGGTCGAGACCGGGCCGAGCGAGGCGATTCCCAAGGCCGACTACGAGACAGAGCTGCGAGCGCTGATGCGCGAGGAACACGGCGCGGAGACCGTCGCGGACGTGTTCCCCGAGCACACGCAGTCTCGCGTCGTCGGGCGGCGATAG
- the hisS gene encoding histidine--tRNA ligase — MYDSLKGFRDVYPAEMAAYRQVIDEIETTARQYGFREITTPALEATEMYVDKSGEEIVEELYHFEDKGGRDVALTPELTPTVARMVVAKQQELSKPIKWVSTRPFWRYEQVQQGRFREFHQTNIDIFGSSEPTADAEILAVATDMLTGLGLSADDFDFRVSHRDILTGLLESFEADVDTQDAIRVVDKRAKIDRDEYVEGLTDAGLSLDQAEQFDEWLRAGDDDLDALAEMSGSEQVADAVANLEAVLAAAEDFGVREYCTISLTTARGFDYYTGVVFECFDSTGEVSRAVFGGGRYDDLIEGFGGEPTPAVGFAPGVMNSTLPLLLQRAGVWPEEAVSTDYYVLQVGDTRPVAARIARELRESGHVVEADVSDRSFGAQMGYADSINAETVVIVGENDLENDEVTVKDMASGEQTTAPVDAFPGDHERPTYGDFA; from the coding sequence ATGTACGACTCGCTGAAGGGGTTTCGAGATGTCTACCCCGCCGAGATGGCCGCTTACCGCCAGGTCATCGACGAGATCGAGACGACGGCCCGCCAGTACGGTTTCCGTGAGATCACGACGCCGGCACTGGAAGCCACGGAGATGTACGTCGACAAGAGCGGCGAGGAGATCGTCGAAGAGCTGTACCACTTCGAGGACAAGGGCGGGCGCGACGTTGCGCTGACGCCGGAGCTGACTCCCACGGTGGCCCGGATGGTCGTCGCCAAGCAACAGGAGCTCTCGAAGCCGATCAAGTGGGTCTCCACGCGCCCGTTCTGGCGCTACGAGCAGGTCCAGCAGGGCCGATTCCGCGAGTTCCACCAGACGAACATCGACATCTTCGGGTCGAGCGAGCCGACGGCCGACGCCGAGATCCTGGCGGTCGCGACCGACATGCTGACGGGACTGGGCCTCAGCGCCGACGACTTCGACTTCCGGGTCTCACACCGTGACATCCTCACGGGACTGCTCGAATCCTTCGAGGCCGACGTGGACACCCAGGACGCGATTCGCGTCGTCGACAAGCGGGCGAAGATCGACCGCGACGAGTACGTCGAGGGGCTCACCGATGCGGGCCTCTCCCTCGACCAGGCCGAGCAGTTCGACGAGTGGCTCCGGGCCGGCGACGACGATCTGGACGCGCTCGCGGAGATGAGCGGCTCCGAGCAGGTCGCAGACGCCGTCGCGAACCTCGAAGCCGTCCTCGCGGCCGCGGAGGACTTCGGCGTCCGGGAGTACTGCACGATCTCGCTGACCACCGCCCGCGGGTTCGACTACTACACCGGCGTCGTCTTCGAGTGTTTCGACTCGACCGGCGAGGTCTCCCGGGCGGTCTTCGGTGGCGGTCGGTACGACGACCTGATCGAGGGCTTCGGCGGCGAGCCGACGCCAGCGGTGGGCTTCGCGCCGGGCGTCATGAACTCGACGCTCCCCCTCTTGCTCCAGCGAGCGGGCGTCTGGCCCGAGGAGGCGGTGTCGACGGACTACTACGTCCTGCAGGTCGGTGACACTCGCCCCGTCGCGGCCCGCATCGCGCGGGAACTCCGCGAGTCGGGCCACGTCGTCGAGGCCGACGTGTCCGACCGGAGCTTCGGGGCGCAGATGGGCTACGCGGACTCGATCAACGCCGAGACGGTCGTCATCGTCGGCGAGAACGACCTCGAAAACGACGAGGTCACGGTCAAGGACATGGCCAGCGGCGAGCAGACGACCGCGCCCGTCGACGCATTCCCCGGCGATCACGAGCGCCCGACCTACGGCGACTTCGCGTAA
- a CDS encoding SHOCT domain-containing protein, with amino-acid sequence MSALFPMEKWRFAGVVAILTFGLTSLVAVLGAPGSMIAALSILGFFLLLPLIALLGSDFPLVAESDDETDTVSGPAVEDDPVELLRERYARGELSKEEFESRLDHLLETESLSAGQSVDPERELLLDEER; translated from the coding sequence ATGAGTGCCCTGTTCCCCATGGAAAAGTGGCGATTCGCCGGTGTCGTCGCCATCCTGACGTTTGGCCTGACCTCGCTGGTCGCCGTCCTCGGAGCCCCCGGATCGATGATCGCCGCGCTGTCTATTCTCGGGTTCTTCCTCCTCCTCCCGCTGATCGCTCTCCTCGGATCGGATTTCCCGCTGGTCGCCGAGTCCGACGACGAGACGGACACGGTGTCGGGACCCGCCGTCGAGGACGATCCCGTCGAACTGCTTCGCGAGCGGTACGCTCGCGGCGAACTCTCGAAAGAGGAGTTCGAGTCGCGCCTCGATCACTTGCTGGAGACGGAATCGCTGTCGGCCGGCCAATCAGTCGACCCCGAGCGGGAACTCCTCCTCGACGAGGAGCGCTAA
- a CDS encoding GNAT family N-acetyltransferase translates to MTDEATAAHRFSRPPRSFTDGRDRAIEIGVADDADSEAVVEMYAAYTDADRAQGIPPRERRDVAEWVDTMLDDGINLVAWHGEDAVGHAALFPYDDTAELVIFVHPDYHYAGIGSRLIRALLGAGQRAGLDHVWLSVQRDNHVAMNLYRSVGFETTRRERNEHEMELDL, encoded by the coding sequence ATGACAGACGAGGCGACGGCCGCCCACCGGTTCTCACGTCCGCCCCGTTCGTTCACAGACGGTCGCGACCGCGCGATCGAGATCGGCGTCGCCGACGACGCCGACAGCGAGGCCGTCGTCGAGATGTACGCTGCCTACACCGACGCCGACCGCGCGCAGGGGATCCCACCGCGCGAGCGACGCGACGTGGCGGAGTGGGTCGACACCATGCTCGACGACGGCATCAACCTCGTCGCCTGGCACGGCGAGGACGCGGTCGGCCACGCCGCGCTCTTTCCCTACGACGACACCGCCGAACTCGTGATCTTCGTCCATCCGGACTACCACTACGCCGGCATCGGTTCCCGCCTGATCCGGGCGCTGCTGGGCGCGGGCCAGCGCGCGGGGCTGGACCACGTCTGGCTCTCCGTCCAGCGAGACAACCACGTGGCGATGAACCTCTATCGGTCGGTCGGATTCGAGACGACCCGCCGGGAGCGCAACGAACACGAGATGGAACTGGATCTGTGA
- the truA gene encoding tRNA pseudouridine(38-40) synthase TruA, whose protein sequence is MRAYRIAYDGQPYHGFQRQPDVETVEGELLATLDRLGVTAGDVPAGYAAAGRTDAGVSALAQTVAFEAPEWLSPAAFNSELPASVRVWASADVPDDFHATHDAREREYVYYLYAPERHDDRARRAADALSGEHDFHNLTPDDSGTVRALSIDLTREGEFLVCRLRAGGFCRQLVRRVVGLVDEIRRGDAPLSKVDRVLGSKPIDGAAGVGPASPTPLVLVAVDYGVEFSVDADARESTRSVFTDRLVERLAGARVVGAIRDGI, encoded by the coding sequence ATGCGCGCCTATCGGATCGCTTACGACGGCCAGCCGTACCACGGGTTCCAGCGCCAGCCCGACGTCGAGACGGTCGAGGGGGAGCTACTGGCCACACTGGATCGACTCGGTGTCACGGCTGGGGATGTCCCAGCGGGCTACGCCGCCGCCGGCCGAACGGACGCTGGCGTCTCGGCACTGGCCCAGACCGTCGCCTTCGAGGCCCCGGAGTGGCTCTCTCCGGCAGCGTTCAACAGCGAACTTCCGGCGTCGGTCCGCGTGTGGGCGAGCGCCGACGTGCCCGACGACTTTCACGCGACCCACGACGCCAGAGAGCGCGAGTACGTCTACTATCTGTACGCGCCCGAGCGCCACGACGACCGGGCTCGCCGGGCCGCGGACGCTCTCTCCGGCGAGCACGACTTTCACAACCTCACGCCGGACGACAGTGGCACTGTCAGAGCGCTCTCGATCGATCTCACGCGAGAGGGCGAGTTTCTCGTCTGCCGGCTCCGTGCCGGCGGTTTCTGCCGCCAACTCGTCCGCCGGGTCGTCGGTCTCGTCGACGAGATTCGCCGCGGCGACGCTCCGCTGTCGAAGGTCGATCGCGTGCTCGGCTCGAAGCCGATCGACGGGGCGGCCGGCGTCGGTCCCGCGTCGCCGACCCCGCTGGTCCTGGTCGCTGTCGACTACGGTGTCGAGTTCTCCGTCGACGCCGACGCCCGCGAGAGCACGCGGTCGGTCTTCACCGATCGCCTCGTCGAGCGACTCGCCGGAGCCCGCGTCGTCGGTGCGATTCGGGACGGGATCTGA
- the pepF gene encoding oligoendopeptidase F gives MSSVPDRSEIETQYKWDLESLYATDDDWEAAYERAEELVEELAAYEGRATDDAGTLLATLETYEELMRTVANVASYARMRKDEDTTRDQYQALTARAQSLSSEASSAASFLEPALQDLAWDDIEAMIDAESPLEQYEHYFDDVLRMKDHTRSPEVENLLAELSEVTGASGEVYNMLANADMEFPSVEDPDGEPQPITLNNFTTLQKRPDRDFRQRVYETFYDEWDGVRNAVGAAYKNSVKTDVKMAQARNYDTAREAALDGPNVPVSVYDTLVDTVRDNLDALHRHAELKRDAIGADELEMWDLYVPLVQEESPEIEYEQACEYVVDAVAPLGDDYQSRVSEGLDSRWVDVYETANKQSGAYSGGTYDSQPYILMNYQDDVESMYTLAHELGHSLHSEYTSESQPYVYSSYEIFVAEVASTVNETLLTHHLLDVVDDERLRRHVLNEYLERFRSTLFRQTMFAEFEHRAHEMSEAGEPLTPDRLDDLYHDLKSDYYAPAAVDDRIAREWMRIPHFYRSFYVYQYATGISAAVALVDTILDEGEPAAERYVDFLGKGSREYPLELLQDAGVDMSTSGPVEAAIDTYGDYLDEFDQLT, from the coding sequence ATGAGTTCGGTGCCCGACAGATCGGAGATCGAGACGCAGTACAAGTGGGATCTCGAATCGCTGTACGCGACCGACGACGACTGGGAAGCCGCGTACGAGCGGGCCGAGGAACTCGTCGAAGAGCTGGCGGCCTACGAGGGGCGTGCGACCGACGACGCCGGGACGCTGCTCGCGACCCTCGAAACGTACGAGGAGCTGATGCGCACCGTCGCCAACGTCGCCTCCTACGCCCGGATGCGGAAAGACGAGGACACCACCCGGGACCAGTACCAGGCGTTGACGGCCCGTGCCCAGTCGCTGTCCTCGGAGGCCTCCAGCGCGGCGAGCTTCCTCGAACCGGCCCTCCAGGATCTGGCGTGGGACGACATCGAAGCGATGATCGACGCGGAGTCGCCCCTCGAACAGTACGAGCACTACTTCGACGACGTGCTCCGGATGAAAGACCACACCCGCTCGCCGGAAGTCGAGAACCTGCTGGCGGAACTGAGCGAGGTCACCGGCGCGTCGGGCGAGGTGTACAACATGCTGGCAAACGCCGACATGGAGTTCCCGAGCGTCGAAGACCCGGACGGGGAACCCCAGCCGATCACGCTGAACAACTTCACGACGCTCCAGAAACGCCCGGACCGGGACTTCCGACAGCGCGTGTACGAGACCTTCTACGACGAGTGGGATGGGGTCCGCAACGCCGTCGGCGCGGCCTACAAGAACAGCGTCAAGACAGACGTGAAGATGGCCCAGGCCCGCAACTACGACACCGCCCGCGAGGCCGCACTGGACGGCCCGAACGTCCCGGTCTCGGTCTACGACACGCTGGTCGATACGGTTCGGGACAACCTCGACGCTCTCCACCGCCACGCCGAGCTGAAGCGCGACGCGATCGGGGCCGATGAACTGGAGATGTGGGACCTCTACGTCCCGCTCGTTCAGGAGGAGTCGCCCGAGATCGAGTACGAGCAGGCCTGCGAGTACGTCGTCGACGCCGTCGCGCCGCTGGGCGACGACTACCAGTCTCGCGTCTCGGAGGGGCTGGACTCGCGGTGGGTCGACGTCTACGAGACCGCCAACAAGCAGTCGGGCGCGTACTCCGGCGGGACCTACGACTCCCAGCCGTACATTTTGATGAACTACCAGGACGACGTGGAGTCGATGTACACGCTGGCCCACGAACTGGGCCACTCCCTCCATAGCGAGTACACCAGCGAGTCCCAACCGTACGTCTACTCGAGCTACGAGATCTTCGTCGCCGAGGTGGCCTCGACGGTCAACGAGACGCTGCTCACCCACCACCTGCTCGACGTCGTCGACGACGAGCGGCTCCGCCGGCACGTCCTCAACGAGTACCTCGAACGGTTCCGGTCGACGCTGTTCCGCCAGACGATGTTCGCGGAGTTCGAGCACCGCGCCCACGAGATGAGCGAGGCCGGCGAACCCCTGACGCCGGACCGGCTGGACGACCTCTATCACGACCTCAAGAGCGACTACTACGCGCCGGCCGCGGTCGACGACCGGATCGCCCGCGAGTGGATGCGGATTCCCCACTTCTACCGATCGTTCTACGTCTACCAGTACGCCACCGGCATCTCCGCGGCCGTCGCGCTGGTCGACACGATCCTCGACGAAGGTGAGCCCGCAGCGGAGCGCTACGTCGACTTCCTCGGCAAGGGCTCGCGGGAGTACCCGCTGGAACTGCTCCAGGACGCAGGCGTGGACATGTCTACTTCGGGGCCCGTCGAAGCCGCGATCGACACCTACGGCGACTACCTCGACGAGTTCGATCAGTTGACCTGA
- the pan2 gene encoding proteasome-activating nucleotidase Pan2 translates to MSRSPSLPDRPRLDLDPDMTPEERLEALRDHFEQIVEVNDELESQLDAAKDRRRSLTDDVDRIERENEMLKTSSLYIATAEEVTDDGVIVKQHGNNQEVLTEVSPSMRERLEAGDRVAINDSFSVKEILEGEKDARAQAMEVDGSPDVTYDDIGGLEAQIREVREAVEEPLINAEQFREVGIEPPSGVLLHGPPGTGKTMLAKAVANETDATFIKMAGSELVRKFIGEGARLVRDLFELAADREPAVIFIDEIDAIAAKRTESKTSGDAEVQRTMMQLLSEMDGFDERGEIRIIAATNRFDMLDRAILRPGRFDRLIEVPNPDFDGRTRILEIHTEQMELADTVELSSIAGKTDGLSGAELASLATEAGMFAIRDQRTTVTEADFDDALEKIEDGTEGGSVPVAFA, encoded by the coding sequence ATGTCGCGCAGTCCCTCGCTTCCCGATCGGCCCCGGTTGGATCTCGATCCCGACATGACGCCCGAGGAACGCCTCGAAGCGCTCCGGGATCACTTCGAACAGATCGTGGAAGTCAACGACGAGCTAGAATCGCAACTCGACGCGGCCAAGGACCGTCGGCGCTCGCTGACGGACGACGTCGACCGCATCGAGCGGGAAAACGAGATGCTCAAGACCTCGTCGCTGTACATCGCGACGGCAGAGGAGGTCACCGACGACGGCGTGATCGTCAAGCAACACGGCAACAACCAGGAGGTGCTGACCGAGGTCTCGCCGTCGATGCGGGAACGGCTCGAGGCCGGTGACCGAGTCGCGATCAACGACTCGTTCAGCGTCAAGGAGATCCTCGAAGGCGAGAAAGACGCCCGCGCACAGGCGATGGAGGTCGACGGCTCCCCCGACGTGACCTACGACGACATCGGCGGCCTCGAAGCGCAGATCCGCGAAGTTCGAGAGGCCGTCGAGGAGCCGCTGATCAACGCCGAGCAGTTCCGCGAGGTCGGCATCGAACCGCCGTCGGGCGTCCTCCTGCACGGTCCACCGGGCACGGGCAAGACGATGCTGGCCAAAGCCGTCGCCAACGAGACCGACGCCACCTTCATCAAGATGGCCGGCTCCGAGCTGGTCCGGAAGTTCATCGGCGAGGGCGCGCGACTCGTCCGCGACCTGTTCGAGCTGGCGGCCGACCGCGAACCCGCCGTCATCTTCATCGACGAGATCGACGCCATCGCCGCCAAGCGAACCGAATCGAAGACCTCCGGCGACGCCGAGGTCCAGCGGACGATGATGCAGCTGCTCAGCGAGATGGACGGCTTCGACGAGCGCGGCGAGATCCGGATCATCGCCGCGACCAACCGCTTCGACATGCTCGACCGGGCGATCCTCCGGCCCGGCCGCTTCGATCGGCTCATCGAGGTCCCCAACCCGGACTTCGACGGGCGGACGCGCATTCTGGAGATCCACACCGAGCAGATGGAGCTGGCCGACACGGTCGAGCTGTCGTCGATCGCCGGCAAGACCGACGGGCTCTCCGGTGCCGAACTGGCGTCGCTGGCGACCGAGGCCGGCATGTTCGCGATCCGCGACCAGCGGACCACCGTCACCGAGGCGGACTTCGACGACGCCCTGGAGAAGATCGAGGACGGCACCGAAGGCGGCAGCGTTCCCGTCGCCTTCGCCTGA
- a CDS encoding universal stress protein, with protein sequence MYSDILVPTDGSDSIEQVLEHTIDIADGRNVTVHALYVVDDRAFLSMDDDMQDEVLEELKAEGRAATADVEAALEEAGISVTKTILRGRPADHIVAYVEDAGIDLVTMGSQAGEYEQNMLGSTSQKVVTQSPAPVLTVDVSDDSE encoded by the coding sequence ATGTACAGCGATATTCTCGTTCCGACGGACGGCAGCGACTCTATCGAGCAGGTCTTAGAGCACACGATCGATATCGCCGACGGACGAAACGTCACGGTCCACGCGCTCTACGTCGTCGACGACCGGGCGTTCCTGTCGATGGACGACGACATGCAAGACGAAGTGCTAGAAGAGCTGAAAGCCGAGGGGCGAGCCGCCACCGCGGACGTGGAGGCGGCCCTCGAAGAAGCCGGCATCTCGGTCACGAAGACGATTCTGCGCGGTCGACCAGCGGATCACATCGTTGCCTACGTCGAGGACGCCGGGATCGATCTGGTGACGATGGGGTCGCAGGCGGGCGAATACGAGCAGAACATGCTCGGCAGTACGTCCCAGAAGGTCGTCACGCAGTCTCCCGCGCCGGTGCTGACCGTCGACGTCTCCGACGACTCGGAGTAG
- a CDS encoding pyruvoyl-dependent arginine decarboxylase encodes MSVIRIVWGTAGGPTELSSFDAALADAGIHNYNLVTLSSVIPADPEIEVVGTAPDLGPVGAELHTVESSATAAPGERVAAGIGWSRSESGRGIFYEVSGEDPDDVRAEIEAGLAAGRQLRDWTFVDTETVVRAVEADEEYASAVVCAAYGRSRLGL; translated from the coding sequence ATGAGCGTTATCCGGATCGTCTGGGGGACTGCCGGCGGCCCCACAGAGCTGTCGTCGTTCGACGCCGCGCTGGCCGACGCGGGCATCCACAACTACAACCTCGTGACGCTGTCGTCGGTCATCCCGGCGGATCCGGAGATCGAAGTCGTCGGCACCGCCCCGGATCTGGGGCCGGTCGGTGCGGAACTCCACACCGTCGAGTCGTCTGCGACGGCCGCGCCCGGCGAACGTGTGGCGGCGGGGATCGGTTGGTCGCGAAGCGAGTCCGGCCGCGGCATCTTCTACGAGGTCTCCGGCGAGGACCCCGACGACGTGCGGGCAGAGATCGAGGCGGGACTGGCGGCCGGCCGCCAGCTCCGAGACTGGACGTTCGTCGACACGGAGACGGTCGTTCGGGCGGTCGAGGCCGACGAGGAGTACGCTAGCGCCGTCGTCTGTGCCGCCTACGGGAGAAGCCGGCTAGGGCTGTAA
- a CDS encoding DUF5811 family protein has product MYGNTQFGADVEEVDLTPEQRQSLRRDLTHVAAGLREVLPGEFVVGSEITSGSSGPRATIAVQPPLGSVVSAGYSPTEDKVEITDDERDDLVHGLAASAALQVKQAMTDDAAPTAQ; this is encoded by the coding sequence ATGTACGGGAACACACAGTTTGGGGCAGACGTAGAGGAGGTGGACCTGACGCCGGAGCAGCGTCAGTCGCTCCGTCGCGATCTGACCCACGTGGCGGCCGGACTCCGTGAGGTCCTCCCCGGCGAGTTCGTGGTCGGCTCCGAGATCACGAGCGGTTCGAGCGGACCGCGTGCGACGATCGCCGTCCAGCCGCCGCTTGGCTCGGTCGTCAGCGCGGGCTACTCACCGACCGAAGACAAAGTCGAGATCACCGACGACGAGCGCGACGACCTCGTCCACGGACTGGCCGCGTCGGCGGCGCTGCAGGTCAAGCAGGCCATGACCGACGACGCCGCGCCGACGGCACAGTAG